Sequence from the Arthrobacter pigmenti genome:
GGCGTCCCGCGATGATGCAGCCTTTCGGCTCGATGACTGCGATCGGCTACTCGCGCGCTGCGAGGGCGCCGTCAACGCGTCCTTATTGATCGAGGACTTACTTCGCGATCCGTTCGTGGACTTCTCTACGGCAGGCTCCGGTGCAGCGCCATTTTGATTGCCGTTCGCACCCGACGGAAAGAACAGGTCCACTGGACGGCCGGTGCGCGAGGAGGTTGGTCCACCCGAACTTCCCTCTTGCTCTGCACTGCTTGGAATGAGCGCCCCGAGCCCACGACCTAAGCCTCTACGCTTCTCAGGCATTCAATAGTTCCTCTCCAATAAGAGCAGACAAACTGCACGAATTGATAATGCGTTCAGTCTACTGTGAGCAGTGCCCAGAACTGCGGAAGGGCTACGCGCGCTCGGCGATTTCCGCGGCCGCTTCGAGATATGAAAGCGCTCCACTCGATGAAGGATCATAGGTGAGCACCGTCTGCTGATAACTGGGGGCTTCAGAAATACGGACGGACCGAGGTACAACGGCTCTCAGCACCTGTTGCGGGAAATGCTCCCTCACTTCGGCTGCTACCTGCGCGGCAAGGTTAGTACGGCCGTCATACATGGTCAGCAGAATTGTTGATACAACGAGATCAGCGTTCAGATGCTTCTGAATCATCTCGATGTTCTTCAGCAGCTGACTCAAACCCTCCAACGCGTAGTACTCACACTGGATCGGGATGAGGACTTCGCGGGCAGCCACGAACGCATTCACCGTGAGTAGGCCAAGACTGGGCGGACAATCGATGAAGATGTAATCGAGCCTGTCTTCTCCACTTTCCGCGCGTTCCTTCGCGTAGAGGTCAATTGCACGCCGCAGACGCTGCTCGCGTGCCACCAACGAAACCAGTTCGATCTCCGCACCTGCCAGATGAATTGTTGCCGGCGCGCAGATCAGGTTCGGAATATCCGGGCACTGCGCAACCACGCTCGCCAACGGAAGGTCGTCGATGAGCACGTCATAGATACTGTTCACCTCTGCGTGGTGCTCAATACCCAGTGCTGTTGATGCATTACCTTGAGGGTCGATGTCTATGACAAGTACGTTCAGACCCGCCGAAGCCAATGCGGCCGCCAGATTGACTGTCGTCGTCGTCTTGCCTACGCCACCCTTCTGGTTGCTCACCGTCAGGACACGGGTCTCAGAAGGTCTGGGGAGTTCACGCCCAAGGAGCTTCTCCCGCCGCCGGGTTTCGCTGGCGAGTTCTCGGGCTAGGGGCGTGCTGTCGTCCATGACGTCCATGACGTTCCTCGAGCCTCCATTGCCGTTCGATTCGGGCGCTGGCGCGGGTTCGCCTACTCCGATGCTAGAGCTGGTTTCACGTGAAACGATGCCCGTGTTGACTGGATCTGAAAACACTTCGGGTTGAATATCGGCGATGCTGATCGCGAACGATGAACTCATCACCGACGGAGCTGGCTCGCGCCGAGTGGCTGAATCTTTCGTTGTCACAAGCGTCTCGCTCACTTCCAGGTACCAGGCGGGTTCACTCTAGGTTAGCCGGTCTCGGACTTATCACTGCGGTGACAATCCGCTGTGTTCACAAGTTCCGCTCGCAGCACCGGATCAGGCGCCAACCACGATCCGGACCACAGTGGTGGGTTCGTCAAGGAAAGCACTTCCCGCAACCTCAACACTGGTTTTTACACCACCCAGGCGCCGGATGACCTTGGAAGCCTTCGCAACCTCCTCCGCAGCGCTGCGTCCCTTGATCGCGAGAACTTCGCCGGCTCCCCCAAGGAGCGGTATGGTCATTGCTGCCAGTCCGGAAAGCGCCGAAACTGCCCGAGCCGTCACTACGTCCACATTGACCTTGCCAACCGCCTGTTCGGCGCGGCCGCGGAATACCTCGACGTTGTCCAATTCGAGATCTTCCCTCACTTCACGAAGCCAGTTCACCCTGCGTTCGAGGGGCTCGATGAGCACCAATTGCGCATCCGGGCGCGCGATGGCCAGGGCGAGGCCCGGCAATCCTGCACCGCTGCCAACATCGGCCACGCGGGATTTCCCCCTCAGAAACTCCGCAACGACAGCGCAATTCAAGACGTGGCGATCCCACAGCCTGGGCACTTCACGCGGGCCCAGCAAACCGCGTTCGATTCCGGAGGTTGCCAGGTGCTCAACGAATCGTTCAGCGAGCGGTAGACGGTCGCTGAAAATGCGCTGGGCCGCTTCGAGTTCTTTGCTTCCAATGGCAACTGCCATGGCGCATCCCACCTTCGAGAATGAAAGGGCTAAAGATCCTAGGAACCGGCCGAAACTACGATATGACGGCCAGAGCCTTCGCCCTCCGACTCGCTGACCATCCCCAGGTCAGCGACGACGTCATGAACGATCTTTCGCTCGTAGGCGGACATCGGCTCAAGAGCGACATCATCGCCACTCTCCTTCACCTTACGAACTGCACGTTCAGCGATTTCGTGGAGCTCCTTGTTCCTGGTCTCACGAAAGCCGTCTACGTCGAGCACGAGCCTCGAACGGTTGTCAGTCGAGGTGAGGACCGATAAACGGGCAAGTTCCTGCAGTGCTTCCAGAACCTCACCGTCCCGGCCTACCAGGGACTGAAGCCCTCGGGTGTCGCTACCCTCGGACACGATCGAAATGTAGGTACGGCCATTCCTGACCTCGATGTCAATGTCGCCGTCGATATCAGCGATGTCGAGAAGCTCCTCGAGATAGTCAGCGGCGACGTCGCCCTCATCCTCGACAGACTGCGCCGAACTCTCCTCGGCTTCTTCATTCGCGGAGTCAACGGTTTCATCCTGCATGTTGTCGGTGCTCATTTGCGTTTCCTGTTCTTGCGCTGAGGCTGTACTCGTTGGGCTCTGGGCTCTACCACTGCCTCAACTGCCGGCTCGGTCTTTTTCTCGCCAAGCAGGGGAACCATTGGCAGTCCCTTCTTCGCGCGACGCTCGGCAAGTGCCTTAGCCGCGGGGGAGCCCGGGGTGGGCATACGCCGGATCACATAGAACTGCTGCACCATGGTCCACAGGTTGGTGGTGGTCCAGTAGATGAGCACACCGATCGGGAAGTTGATACCACCGATACCGAAAACCAGGGGGAGGATGTAGAGCATAATCTTCTGCTGCCGCATGAAGGGGCTCTGCATGGCTTCTTCCGACATGTTCTTGGCCATGATCTGCTTCTGCGTGATGAACTGCGAAGCCGTCATTGCGAGGATCATGATGATCGAAAGAACGGCCACAGAACCGTGGCCTGGAGTACCCCAGCCGTGAAGCAGGGACGAAGACAGGGGTGCACCGAAAATCTCGGCGGCATCAAACTGCCTCACATCATCTACCGTGAGGGCACCGATGCCCTCGCCATTCTCACTGGCTGAGGAGACACCGTTCAGCACCGTGAACAGCGCGAAGAAGAAGGGCATCTGGATCAGGATCGGCAGACAGGCCGCGAAAGGGTTGGTGCCGTGCTTCTTGTACAGAGCCATCTGCTCCTGCGTCATTGCCTGACGCGAGAGCTGGTCCGTCTTCCCCTTGTACTTCTGCTGCAGCTTGCGTAGATCCGGCTGCAGTGCCTGCATACCACGCTGCGCCTTGATCTGCTTGACGAAGACCGGAATCAGCGCAGCCCGAATGACCACCACGAGACCGACGATCGACAGGGTCCAGGTCCAGCCAGAGGCCGCGTCCATGCCGATGAAGGTGAATCCCTCGTGGAAGGCCTGCATGACCCAGGACACCAGCCACCGGAAGGGCAGGAGAATCGTCTCGAAGAATTCCATAATCTGTTGCTCCTCAGGCCGCCGGGCGGCTTTCCTCATCTGCCGGTATCACGGGGTGATTCAGCACTAGAATTCGCGGCTCTTGGCCCGTTGCGAAGGTACGTCCTCCGGCTGGCACGTGATCTACGCCGCCGTCATTCCAGGGGTGGCAGCGGCACAATCGGCGGGTAGCGAGCCAGGAACCCTTGAGTGCGCCATGAACGGTCACTGCTTCGAGCGCATATGCCGAGCAGGAGGGAAAGAACCGGCAGACCGAGCCGTACAGCGGCGAAACAAGACGGCGGTAGGTAGCGAGAAGTCCGATCAGTACTGCGCGCGGTAGCTCAAAAACCCATGCCGGGTTCGACGGCGAATGAACCGTTGTCATTTGCCGTCTCCTTTTCTGCCGATCCTGGTTGACCGCTTGATGCTTGCAGTCAGGCACCGCTCGAAATCTGAACTAAGCTCTGTCCAGCCTGCGGCCGCCGAGGACGGTAGAGCCCGGACAACGACATCCATCCCCATTGGCCGCCGACGAAGCGCTGTGGCAGCCGCTTCTCTCAGTCTCCTCTTAACGAGGTTGCGGGTAACCGCGTTCCCCACGCTCTTCGAAACAATGAAGCCGAATCGAGATGGCGATTCGTCATCGGTTCCCACCGTATATAACACCAAGTTCCGGCACCCCGAGCGAGCGCCGGAACGAACGGCGTGCGAAAAATCTGTGGCCGTCCGAACTCGGTGAGCGGTAGACAACACCTGGGGAGCTCCGAACGGTCAGGGCGTCGTCAGCGAAGTGCGACGCCGGCGGACGGGTTAAGCGCTGCTAAGCCGAAAGCTCGGTACGGCCTTTGCCCCGGCGCGCAGACAGAATGGCGCGGCCGGCGCGGGTGCGCATGCGAAGGCGGAAGCCGTGCTTCTTGGCACGACGGCGGTTATTCGGCTGAAAGGTCC
This genomic interval carries:
- a CDS encoding ParA family protein, which translates into the protein MSETLVTTKDSATRREPAPSVMSSSFAISIADIQPEVFSDPVNTGIVSRETSSSIGVGEPAPAPESNGNGGSRNVMDVMDDSTPLARELASETRRREKLLGRELPRPSETRVLTVSNQKGGVGKTTTTVNLAAALASAGLNVLVIDIDPQGNASTALGIEHHAEVNSIYDVLIDDLPLASVVAQCPDIPNLICAPATIHLAGAEIELVSLVAREQRLRRAIDLYAKERAESGEDRLDYIFIDCPPSLGLLTVNAFVAAREVLIPIQCEYYALEGLSQLLKNIEMIQKHLNADLVVSTILLTMYDGRTNLAAQVAAEVREHFPQQVLRAVVPRSVRISEAPSYQQTVLTYDPSSSGALSYLEAAAEIAERA
- the rsmG gene encoding 16S rRNA (guanine(527)-N(7))-methyltransferase RsmG; this encodes MAVAIGSKELEAAQRIFSDRLPLAERFVEHLATSGIERGLLGPREVPRLWDRHVLNCAVVAEFLRGKSRVADVGSGAGLPGLALAIARPDAQLVLIEPLERRVNWLREVREDLELDNVEVFRGRAEQAVGKVNVDVVTARAVSALSGLAAMTIPLLGGAGEVLAIKGRSAAEEVAKASKVIRRLGGVKTSVEVAGSAFLDEPTTVVRIVVGA
- a CDS encoding protein jag codes for the protein MQDETVDSANEEAEESSAQSVEDEGDVAADYLEELLDIADIDGDIDIEVRNGRTYISIVSEGSDTRGLQSLVGRDGEVLEALQELARLSVLTSTDNRSRLVLDVDGFRETRNKELHEIAERAVRKVKESGDDVALEPMSAYERKIVHDVVADLGMVSESEGEGSGRHIVVSAGS
- the yidC gene encoding membrane protein insertase YidC yields the protein MEFFETILLPFRWLVSWVMQAFHEGFTFIGMDAASGWTWTLSIVGLVVVIRAALIPVFVKQIKAQRGMQALQPDLRKLQQKYKGKTDQLSRQAMTQEQMALYKKHGTNPFAACLPILIQMPFFFALFTVLNGVSSASENGEGIGALTVDDVRQFDAAEIFGAPLSSSLLHGWGTPGHGSVAVLSIIMILAMTASQFITQKQIMAKNMSEEAMQSPFMRQQKIMLYILPLVFGIGGINFPIGVLIYWTTTNLWTMVQQFYVIRRMPTPGSPAAKALAERRAKKGLPMVPLLGEKKTEPAVEAVVEPRAQRVQPQRKNRKRK
- the yidD gene encoding membrane protein insertion efficiency factor YidD, with the protein product MTTVHSPSNPAWVFELPRAVLIGLLATYRRLVSPLYGSVCRFFPSCSAYALEAVTVHGALKGSWLATRRLCRCHPWNDGGVDHVPAGGRTFATGQEPRILVLNHPVIPADEESRPAA
- the rnpA gene encoding ribonuclease P protein component, yielding MLSTAHRVRTATDFSHAVRSGARSGCRNLVLYTVGTDDESPSRFGFIVSKSVGNAVTRNLVKRRLREAAATALRRRPMGMDVVVRALPSSAAAGWTELSSDFERCLTASIKRSTRIGRKGDGK
- the rpmH gene encoding 50S ribosomal protein L34; amino-acid sequence: MSKRTFQPNNRRRAKKHGFRLRMRTRAGRAILSARRGKGRTELSA